CTACCCAATGTGAGTGTTTACAGTTTTAAACATAAATCCACATCCTGGAATCCTAATGTAGAGTATTATGCTAACACACAATAATGAATTATCAGAGACATGTAACATCCACAGAGTATATAACAACATAACTATTAAGCAATGGAGTCTTCTAAGTTTTGCAACCTAATGTGAGAGAACAGACATCTGACATCTTGGAGTCAATATAATTCTGCACTGAGCTTATGAAGACTGTGAAACTGAATAAAGGAACATACTTTCACAACCACGAGGAGTGCAAAATACAACTAAATGAGTATTTTCCGTATGTATGATTCCCACTGATGGAAattatagatacaaaataaaaatttccagtgTCTGTTCTGGTGCCTGTCTTAGGAATAGCAACAGCAATTATCACAAAGAATTCCACAAACATAGAGTCATTAAGACTATAacataagtaggaaaaaaaaccccaaagcagAAATATGTTACAAACAGCATCATAACACTTATTTGTCTTGCTATTAAAAGTTAAAGTCTTCCAGAACTTCTCCATATATGACTTAATTCATCAATAAATGTGATTTTCATTGgttaaagtgaaatgaaataaaacacttAGCATATTTTTGCCTCTGGCTGTAGAGATGTTATACATGAAAtccaaactgatttttttttttaaacttggtgTTTTccactttatctttaaaatatgtaaaatatcttcTACATAGCTCAGACTTCACTTTGCCAGTTTCTGCTGGCTCCGTTGGTTTCATGGTTTTGTAAGAGAAACAGAAGTGCAGAGCCCTGACCCTGACCCAGCTTCCTCTGCGAGGCCGCCTCAGGTGAGTTCAGCCTCAGGTGTCCAGCAGGGTGGCCTGCCCCACCGAGAAGCCAGCTGCAGGTTCATCAAGCGGTCTGGGTGAAATTCCTCACCATGCAAGCATTTCTGTCAGCATCAACTCCTACATTCACAACAAAAAGCATcatgaacagaaaaagaaatcagggcTGAAGGAGGAGAACCAGGTCTAATTGGTGAAAAAGAACAACATGGGCATTTCTTTCCTGAAGTGCCTGCTTCCTGTGATACTTCCCCTGAGGGAAAACTTCAGCAGCCACGGCACTGAAagattcttccattttcttcaggAGGAAAGGTTCGAAAAAGTGGACCTTTGCGAGGAAATACTGCAGACTTCCAAGTTGGTGAAAGAACTCCCAGCGTCGCTTGGATACTCCGGGTAGGAGGAACTGGAGGAGATGATATTTTTGAGCCTCTGGAGGGCGATGATTAAAAGCAGGAGCAGAAAGGCTAACAGGCTGAGGAATATGGACACATAGATGTAGACATTTGACAGGTGGCCCGAGGACGGGTCCACCGATGTGGACAGGGATGTGGGAAACAGCTGGAGGAAAGTTCCGTTCTCCACACTCCCCGAGAATGCAGAGGAAGAGTCAGGTTCAGACATCTTTACCGAAGGTCACAGAATGCACAGTGTATGAAAGTCAGTTTCACACAGGGGTTAAAAGGGACAGAATCAGCATTCCTTCTGCTGTGATAGCCTCAGCAAACACTGCAGCACAACAGAACTTCTCAGTTTCCAAGCAAAGGCGGCAGGTGCCAGGTGTCCATTGACACtgcagaaacaaagacaaaaaacccCAGACAACTGAGTGCATTATTCAGAAAGAAGTCACATTAACTCTCATTTCCAGTTTTAATTTCAGCATGGCTTAATTATAAAATCCATcggggagggaaaaaaatgaaatcactttCCCAGGAACAAGTAATGTTCCTGACTTTATGTTACAAATGATGATATAAAAATGCACTTTTATTTGATCTCATAGTACCCTAGGTGCCAGgtttctccaaaataaaaaggaaagtacaTTTCTGGTGTGTTCCATCTGCTGAGATTTCAACAGATGCTCCAAGCCTACTCTGAGAATAGGACCCCAAAAGTTAGCTGCAAACCCTCCTCCTCCAGAAAATGAATTCCCTGCACTGTCCAGCCCACTAGCACAACTTTTTTTGACCAGTATTTCCTTCTAGCATGCTTTGGAGAATCACTGCACGTGTCAGCTTGCTTCTCATAATTTGCAGACTTGTTTATAAAAGCGTATCTCTTTGGGATCAGGGGTCATTCCTacatatttgtttccttttaggTCTACCTCTGTATTCTGTTCTGCATATTTTAGGCATTGAATTAAAAACCTTTAGATTGATAAAAGTTGGATTTCCTCTTAATTATAGAAAGAGTACTGGGTTTGCTGTCAAGAGCCTTAAGTTTGAGGCCTGAATTCTCCTTTATCTTTGGGAAGCTAGGCAAATTACCTAGCTTCTgagcttcatttttctcatctgtaaaatagtatAGTACTGCCCCAACTGCACACTGTGTTATGCAGGGATCAAGATAGACAGGGAAGCACTCTGTGAACTGTAAAATTGGGCCAAAATgagctcagtgtgtgtgtgtgtgtggcagggggagGTTCATCTGTATGTGGGGTGTATGTgcatgtggtatgtgtgtggggtatgtgtgatgtgtgtgtgtgtgatatgtgtggtgtgtgtgtgtgtgtacatgtggtgTGTGGGGGAGTGAGGGGTGTgatgtgtatgggtgtgtgtgtgggtgtatgggTGTATGTATGGGTATACGTgcggtgggggtgaggggtgtgatgtgtatgggtgtgtgtgggagtgtacatgtgcatgtgtgGTGTGGGAGGGGGaggtgcatgtgtatatgtgtgatgtgtgtgttgaATACAGGGAAAGAAATGCTCTTGGCCATGTTCCCCTCCTTATGTGGTCCCTGTGAGGAACGCCAGAAACAAAGTGGACGGAGCCAGGTGGGCATCCTGGGAGGGAAGGTGTGTGATTCTGCAGGCTCCAGGCGTGGGTGTGGGTGCGGTGTGTCTCTACCACCCTCGCGTCCATGACTGGAGAAGTCCCAGCCAGCTTCTTCTGCCTAGTCAATGTGGGGGCGAGGGAAGCAGCCTGAGGGAGAATGATCCCTCTGATGGATGACTCTGTTTCCTCAAATCCAGCAAAGATGCTCTTCCTAGCTCTTTATGGCATTGGACCATTTGGTTGTAAATTTCCAGATTTCCTTGCATCAGATGTAGTGAAATGCTGCCTCTGTACCCTGGCTTTCCCTTTCCCTAACCTCTGTCCACATTTTACCTTGAcaactttcctttccttccattcCTCAAATCTAATTAAGTGACTGATTCCTTGAGGGGCTGACAGCGGCCGCTGTGGCTGTGGCTGTGGCTGAGCGGCACTAATGATTCCCAAGAAGGAGGGACCCTCTGAGAGGGCTGCCCTGGCGGCAGTCAAGCCAGCTAACAATCTCAGTGACTCCTCAGAGGAGGCCATGGGACAAGCTCTTAGTATTTCCTAAAATAATGAGACTCCCATTCCTCATTACACTTTGGTGATTTTAATTCCATTAGGCTGCTATAGGCTCCTAAGgatcctttgaaaaaaaaaaaaggatcacagTGGGACTGCAAACGTGTTCCACTGATCTGGTAGTAATACCATGCCTTATACAGCAGAAAAGTGCCCTAGCCATTCATCTGTAGGGAAAATAGCAGCATCTCAGAGACatcatcctggagaagggaacggctacccactccagtattctggcctggagaattccatggactgtccatgggggtctgacatgactgagcgactttcactcagaGACAGCATGGTGCATAGGAAAGAATCGTGTGGACTGAATGGAAAGAAATATTCAAGATGTTCTGATAAGACCTCCTAAGTCTAGCTGAGGAAACTAAGGACAAAGATTCTGTCTTGCATTGatatgacaaaaataaatgtatctaaTTAGAAGATAAGCCAGAACTTCCACCTTTTATACCATCCAATCTCAATTTTCCTATCCTTTGATAGTAATGATTTTACTCCTTCTTTTTCTGGCATCGGTAAGAAGGTAGGGGCTGTGCATTTTGTGTTGTTCTTCACACAAACTAGTTTGTAGGAGAGGCAGAGCAggaattattatttccattttgcagatgaggaaactgatcaACAAAGAAATTGTGATTTACTCAGGGTTCACAACTAGTCAGTAACAGAGGACAGAGAGGAACCCATGCCTGAACTGTGTTCTTACTTTCCTCAACTGTGGTAGGAAGAGAAAATGACGACACTCGGTTAGTTCCTACCTGCCACTTACTTTGGACAAGTTTACAGTTCAGTCTTGAtatttgttttcccatctgtccaATGATACCTTTTCTACCTCTCCACAAGCTCCTAAGTTAGGATGTGACACTGTGTCCAAAATcatgctttgaaaataaaaaaagtccATCCAAGTAAAAGACCAGTAGATATAGGTCTTTCTCAATCCCTCGAAGGACTAGAGGGACTTCCAGGTCTCTGCTAGTCCAATAACTGACACGTACAGGTCATACATTCAGCCGAAATTGGCTGAGTTCTCTAAAACCACCTTTGCTACTCAGCTCTGTATCATTTTCTGGAGGTGAGGTTGGAGGCACCGAATCAGTCACTGGCAATTCAATGATAGAGCTCACAACTGGCTGCCAGACTAGTTGCTAAATCCAAGGTATCTATTTACAATGTAAATATTCCAAGAGTACGTTTCACCTCCTGAAGATCACCTTCTTTGAGACAAAAGCCCATTGTGAGCCTCAAGTGTCTATGGAAGAGTTTATGGCAACTGAGGCTGAGAATGTTTGGGGAAAGTGTCTGACCTTCCAAGTGGCCTTGGGAGATAATGGTAGAAATGAACAGATGACAACTTGCATCCTCATTCAACATTTCACAATTAAATATCTTCTCTAAATATTCTTCCCCGAATATTTTAGATTTACTATTACTTTCAGAATACTACCTAATTTAAAATGACAGATCTACAAACTTCATTTCACTCTTCTACTCCAAAACAATAGAGTGTACACACTGTTAGAATCATTTTAACTTGATGACATCACTTCTTATTTTCTTATGGATGTCTTAAAAATGGAtaactcttttttctctctggtgAATGTTTTGAGTCTGTGTATAATGCTGAGGATGACCCAGAGTGTATGTGTTTAGTCACTGAACAGTGTGAATGAGGCTGTAGGTGGTACTTtggaaacaaaatcaaacaagtGTGTTTCAAGATGCTGCTTCTTGGGTTGTTTCTCCCAAACAGATTAggttcaaaggaaaaaagaaagcgaTTTCATCTGAAATGCATAGCCTTGACCCATCCAGGGGCAGCGAGAGCAGACTCTCATTTCATGTGGCACCTAAAGCCATGTGAGGATTgagatgcattttttttccctctgacccattctcagaatttttttttttttttgagaaaggaagaagagacagaTTGCATTATAAGTGAAGATCTGGGGAGATGtttcagttcatgatcagccagcTATCCCTTTGTCTCTTGGAATAGAAAAATGTGCTGGGAAGAAGTCTACAAGCGAGGAAGGATGGGCGTGTGATCTCACTGTGAGTCCGGTGGGGTGGGGAGTCAGAGGAACCGCACAGCTAAGAAAGACCTGGCGGAGGGGGGCGGGCCTCCGTTGCACGTCACTCAGTGCCCAGCCTCTGTGACTCCTCTGAAAGAATGGAAGCTTTCCTTCCCAGGGGGTGATTATGAGGACTGTGAAGCTCTGAAGGAGCAAAGCATACTCTCTGCTGTGTGTACCTTCCTGCTTAGTGAAAGGAAGGAGATTTGATAAGCCCTCATCTCTGAGTGCTCTCCCAGAAGCACTGCAAGACCCCTGGGTGGCCAGCTTGTGGGAGGGGCCTCTGCCAGGGTCTTGACTTCTACAATACAGTGGTGGATTAAACCCAGCCTACAGTCAGCCCCCAGTCTGGCACAGCAGTCTCTGAGTTTCTGAcctttatttaaatacatttctatGTGAATAGCAACTCtgtgaaaggtttttttttgttgctgttgttgtggAAAACTGGGACAAGCTGCTTTGTTCCCTTGTGGACATTATTTAGAGTGCCCTAGCTGTTAGGATGTTGAATCAACAGTTCATCGTTATCATGCCCTGCTGTGTCATTCTCCAAAAGGTGGACCTCCCAAACCATTAGCAACAATTTGATACAGTATTAACATGCATGGTAAAGGCTCTTTCCAGGTCtacaaatgtaaaatgtaatTGTATAATGTAATGAATAGTTTTAGATGATATATTTGATCCCTTTCTTTGTAGGACATGTAGAAACTACCATTTCCAGAATCTGGAGGGGAACTTATCATATCTTAGCACAGTTGTTTCTAGTTCTACTTAGAAAAGAACATGGTTTATATAGGACCTTGAACTTTCCTTTACAATTtgcatgattttcttttctcttaatgcTTTTTCTTCACCTAGTGGCCTTTTAGGTCATGCTAGGTAAGAGAAGGTAGGTGCTGACAATACATACTTTAAATGCAAATCTTCACTTGCAGTCAATGGCAAACACTTAC
This genomic window from Bos indicus x Bos taurus breed Angus x Brahman F1 hybrid chromosome 12, Bos_hybrid_MaternalHap_v2.0, whole genome shotgun sequence contains:
- the SERTM1 gene encoding serine-rich and transmembrane domain-containing protein 1 isoform X2, with product MSEPDSSSAFSGSVENGTFLQLFPTSLSTSVDPSSGHLSNVYIYVSIFLSLLAFLLLLLIIALQRLKNIISSSSSYPEYPSDAGSSFTNLEVCSISSQRSTFSNLSS